From the Rhodococcus sp. NBC_00297 genome, one window contains:
- a CDS encoding dihydroorotase, with translation MTKLLITNARVVRPGADHPEDGEFLDLLIEDGKFTRIEAGIDPSSADTVVDAAGKVAFPGVVDAHQHWGIYNPLGEDAYTESRACVQGGVTTSLSYMRTGQYYMNTGGSYADVFPTVLEATEGKPFVDYAYHLAPMSKEHIAEIPSLITDHGVTSFKIFMFYGSHGLHGRSTDQSEFLMTPEGERYDLAHFEFVMRGIQAAREQLGDKADHISLSLHCETAEIMSAYTKLVEEEGTLTGLAAYSASRPPHSEGLAVTIASFLADETQLPNVNLLHLSSRKALTAAMRMAKAFPHVNFRREVTIGHLLADIDTAYGLGGKVNPPLRPRDDVEALWEHLLGGDIDWVVSDHACCKDEKKFAEDRGDIFAAKSGFGGAEYLLPGLVSEGRKRGLSWRRIAELTSLNPARRYGLPGKGEIAVGMDADLALVDPDHTWTVRPEDSESTQEYTPFEGFELGAKVTDTFVRGHRVLDNGAVAGEPTGRYLHRPYK, from the coding sequence ATGACGAAGCTTCTGATCACCAATGCCCGAGTCGTACGTCCGGGCGCCGATCATCCCGAGGACGGCGAATTCCTCGACCTGCTGATCGAGGACGGGAAGTTCACCCGCATCGAGGCGGGGATCGATCCGTCGAGCGCCGACACCGTCGTCGACGCCGCCGGCAAGGTCGCATTCCCCGGAGTGGTGGACGCGCACCAACACTGGGGCATCTACAACCCGCTGGGTGAGGACGCCTACACCGAGTCCAGGGCCTGCGTGCAGGGCGGTGTCACCACCTCGCTGTCCTACATGCGCACCGGTCAGTACTACATGAACACCGGTGGTTCGTACGCCGATGTGTTCCCGACGGTGCTCGAGGCCACCGAGGGCAAGCCGTTCGTCGACTACGCGTACCACCTCGCGCCGATGTCGAAGGAGCACATCGCCGAGATCCCCTCGCTCATCACCGATCACGGTGTGACGTCGTTCAAGATCTTCATGTTCTACGGCAGCCACGGGCTGCACGGGCGCTCGACCGACCAGAGCGAATTCCTCATGACGCCGGAGGGCGAGCGCTACGACCTCGCACACTTCGAGTTCGTCATGCGCGGCATCCAGGCCGCACGGGAGCAGCTCGGCGACAAGGCCGATCACATCTCGCTCTCGCTGCACTGCGAGACCGCCGAGATCATGAGCGCCTACACCAAGCTCGTCGAGGAGGAGGGAACGCTCACCGGCCTCGCGGCGTACAGCGCCTCGCGTCCGCCGCACTCCGAGGGGCTCGCGGTCACCATCGCGTCGTTCCTCGCCGACGAGACGCAGCTGCCCAACGTCAACCTGCTGCACCTCTCCTCCCGCAAGGCCCTCACTGCCGCCATGCGGATGGCGAAGGCGTTCCCGCACGTCAACTTCCGTCGCGAGGTGACCATCGGTCACCTGCTCGCCGACATCGACACCGCCTACGGACTGGGCGGCAAGGTCAACCCGCCGCTGCGCCCGCGCGACGACGTCGAGGCCCTGTGGGAGCACCTGCTCGGCGGCGACATCGACTGGGTGGTCAGCGATCACGCGTGCTGCAAGGACGAGAAGAAGTTCGCCGAGGACCGCGGCGACATCTTCGCGGCCAAGTCGGGATTCGGCGGCGCCGAGTACCTGCTGCCGGGACTGGTCAGCGAGGGCCGCAAGCGTGGACTCAGCTGGCGCCGCATCGCGGAGCTGACGTCGCTCAATCCCGCTCGTCGCTACGGACTTCCGGGCAAGGGCGAGATCGCCGTCGGTATGGACGCCGACCTGGCACTGGTCGATCCCGATCACACGTGGACGGTGCGTCCCGAGGATTCGGAGTCCACGCAGGAGTACACCCCCTTCGAGGGCTTCGAACTCGGCGCGAAGGTCACCGACACGTTCGTGCGTGGCCACCGCGTACTCGACAACGGCGCTGTCGCGGGGGAGCCCACCGGCCGCTACCTGCACAGGCCCTACAAGTGA
- a CDS encoding CaiB/BaiF CoA transferase family protein, producing the protein MTGPLEGIRVLDASTILAGPLVAQILGDFGADVVKIEHPTKPDGMRGHGLDKDGHPLWWTMVSRNKRGMTLNLGKPEGADVFRKLVADADVVVENFRPGTLEKWGLGYDVLSEINPGLILLRVTGFGQTGPYSTRPAFGTLVESMSGFAHLTGSADGPPTLPAFGLADSLAGIAGSSAVSMALLHRTKTGKGQQIDLDLLSPIMTAVGPGIIYADQLGIDQERTGNRSSNNAPRNLYRTKDEHWLAISTSANSIAERVLRLVGHPEVLDEPWFATGRQRAAHADLLDGYVGGWIAERTRDEVIAAFEEAGAAVAPVYKPSELLDDPQVNAIEMVTTVEDDALGPVRMQNVMWRMGESPGSIRHTGRPHGADTDTVLAELGLSDDEVRTLHETGIV; encoded by the coding sequence GTGACCGGGCCCCTGGAGGGAATTCGCGTTCTCGACGCGTCCACGATCCTCGCCGGTCCGCTGGTCGCCCAGATCCTCGGCGACTTCGGTGCCGACGTCGTCAAGATCGAGCACCCCACCAAGCCGGACGGTATGCGTGGGCACGGTCTGGACAAGGACGGGCACCCGTTGTGGTGGACGATGGTGAGCCGCAACAAGCGCGGCATGACGCTGAACCTCGGCAAGCCCGAGGGGGCCGACGTCTTCCGCAAGCTCGTCGCGGACGCCGACGTGGTGGTGGAGAACTTCCGGCCGGGCACCCTCGAGAAGTGGGGCCTCGGTTACGACGTGCTGTCCGAGATCAATCCGGGTCTGATTCTGTTGCGTGTCACCGGTTTCGGCCAGACCGGTCCCTACTCGACAAGGCCGGCGTTCGGCACTCTGGTCGAGTCGATGAGCGGGTTCGCCCACCTCACCGGCTCGGCCGACGGACCGCCGACGCTTCCCGCCTTCGGTCTGGCGGATTCGCTGGCCGGTATCGCGGGATCGTCGGCGGTCTCGATGGCCCTGCTGCACCGGACGAAGACGGGTAAAGGCCAGCAGATCGATCTCGATCTGCTGAGCCCCATCATGACGGCGGTCGGGCCCGGCATCATCTACGCCGACCAGTTGGGCATCGACCAGGAGCGCACCGGTAACCGGTCGAGCAACAACGCGCCCCGCAATCTCTATCGGACCAAGGACGAGCACTGGCTGGCCATCTCCACCAGTGCCAACTCCATCGCCGAACGCGTTCTCCGCCTCGTCGGTCACCCGGAGGTTCTCGACGAGCCGTGGTTCGCGACGGGTCGTCAGCGCGCGGCCCACGCCGACCTGCTCGACGGATACGTCGGTGGGTGGATCGCCGAGCGCACGCGCGACGAGGTGATCGCGGCCTTCGAGGAGGCCGGCGCGGCGGTCGCCCCCGTCTACAAGCCGAGCGAGCTGCTCGACGATCCGCAGGTCAACGCCATCGAGATGGTCACCACAGTCGAGGACGACGCTCTCGGGCCGGTGCGCATGCAGAACGTCATGTGGCGCATGGGGGAGAGCCCTGGCAGCATCCGCCACACCGGACGTCCGCACGGCGCGGACACCGACACCGTGCTCGCTGAGCTCGGTCTCAGCGACGACGAGGTGCGCACCCTGCACGAGACCGGCATCGTCTGA
- a CDS encoding DUF6992 family protein yields the protein MTSAHSVAKDLGRRLLWWGGGSVAVGAAAALGGGSPAVRAFGIQTAGWGAIDLAIAGIGAARSTEVAADKLRKTLWINTGLDVVYVALGAHVLYHRPTFGGRVTPQQSSGHGAAVVVQGAALLVLDSVHAKRL from the coding sequence ATGACGTCAGCACACAGTGTCGCGAAGGATCTCGGTCGACGGCTTCTCTGGTGGGGCGGCGGCAGTGTCGCGGTCGGTGCCGCCGCAGCGTTGGGCGGCGGCTCTCCCGCGGTCCGTGCTTTCGGCATCCAGACCGCGGGCTGGGGTGCCATCGATCTCGCCATCGCCGGGATCGGGGCGGCCCGGTCCACCGAGGTCGCGGCCGACAAGCTGCGGAAGACCTTGTGGATCAACACCGGACTCGACGTCGTCTACGTCGCCCTGGGTGCACATGTCCTGTACCACCGGCCCACCTTCGGCGGGAGGGTGACGCCGCAGCAGTCCTCCGGGCACGGTGCCGCCGTCGTCGTGCAGGGTGCGGCTCTCCTGGTGCTCGACAGCGTGCACGCGAAACGCTTGTGA
- a CDS encoding DUF4185 domain-containing protein: MRARSRQIAVGAALTLVASGLGVLSAPVASAEPCGGLGGPGSSLLGGFFGSSGSSGGGGSNPRGTQQPLAPIRSGNTQSVGWVTGPLSANNTYDRFGISGTDLGISWDNGAGQTLMAFGDSFGNCSVNGQQWRNNLLLRSSDDNLSDGITVPDAVPGDSASGSIVLPATPRYAEQIVPTLRLPEIEVTTIPTAAIAIDGVQYLNYMSVQSWGAPGRWVTNFSAIATSRDNGQSWTTDPMTIRVNKGVTIPGVAQVNEANGRFQMNAYAKGPDGWLYQFGTPNGRFGAAFLARVQPADILDLTKYEYSTGDVARPWSTDVADSKKVVDEPVSELSVSWNAYLKKYVMLYGDENQGSIVARTATDPQGPWSPMTTLLGRAETIGGVYAPYIHPKSSGRDLYFTASRWSDYNVMLLKTDLDALK, encoded by the coding sequence ATGCGAGCACGAAGTCGGCAGATCGCGGTGGGGGCCGCGCTGACGTTGGTGGCCAGCGGTCTGGGTGTGCTGTCGGCACCGGTCGCGTCCGCGGAACCGTGCGGTGGTCTCGGTGGCCCCGGCTCGTCACTGCTGGGCGGCTTCTTCGGTAGCAGCGGATCGAGTGGCGGCGGGGGCAGCAACCCGCGCGGGACTCAGCAGCCGCTCGCCCCGATCCGCAGTGGGAACACACAGTCCGTGGGGTGGGTGACCGGACCTCTCAGCGCCAACAACACGTACGACCGTTTCGGCATCTCGGGTACCGATCTCGGCATCAGCTGGGACAACGGCGCAGGCCAGACGCTCATGGCGTTCGGTGACTCCTTCGGCAACTGCTCGGTGAACGGGCAGCAGTGGCGCAACAACCTGCTGCTGCGGTCCAGCGACGACAACCTCTCCGACGGCATCACCGTTCCCGACGCCGTGCCCGGCGACAGCGCGTCCGGCTCCATCGTCCTGCCGGCGACGCCTCGGTACGCCGAGCAGATCGTCCCGACGCTGCGGTTGCCGGAGATCGAGGTGACCACCATCCCGACGGCCGCCATCGCCATCGACGGTGTGCAGTACCTGAACTACATGTCCGTGCAGAGTTGGGGAGCGCCCGGCCGGTGGGTCACCAACTTCTCGGCCATCGCGACGTCGAGGGACAACGGGCAGAGCTGGACGACGGACCCGATGACCATTCGCGTCAACAAGGGCGTCACGATTCCCGGTGTCGCTCAGGTCAACGAGGCCAACGGCCGATTCCAGATGAACGCATACGCCAAGGGTCCCGACGGCTGGCTGTACCAGTTCGGAACGCCCAACGGCCGTTTCGGTGCAGCCTTTCTCGCCCGTGTGCAACCGGCGGACATCCTCGACCTGACGAAGTACGAGTACTCCACCGGTGATGTCGCGCGCCCGTGGTCGACCGATGTCGCCGATTCGAAGAAGGTCGTCGACGAACCGGTCAGCGAGCTCAGCGTCTCGTGGAACGCGTACCTGAAGAAGTACGTGATGCTCTACGGCGATGAGAACCAGGGCTCGATCGTCGCCCGCACCGCCACGGATCCGCAGGGACCGTGGAGCCCGATGACAACTCTGCTCGGGCGTGCGGAGACCATCGGCGGCGTCTACGCCCCGTACATCCACCCGAAGTCGAGCGGGCGTGACCTGTACTTCACTGCCTCGCGCTGGTCCGACTACAACGTGATGCTGTTGAAGACGGATCTCGATGCGCTGAAGTGA
- a CDS encoding DUF3558 family protein: protein MAALVFCGACSPGVSGEPVAELWDPCTIPSDAVAAAGVNAEIVDSGQFDQGNSHWRYCSFRQDWFVLTISSTTTAISEFRGDSRSVNPEDIDIGGRPALSFQQLPGTLDEACHIAYASTAGAIEFAVRNAGDPSTVGDYCAEARRISGALESATPP, encoded by the coding sequence GTGGCTGCGCTCGTGTTCTGCGGCGCCTGCTCCCCCGGCGTCTCGGGCGAACCCGTCGCGGAGCTGTGGGATCCGTGCACCATTCCGAGTGACGCCGTGGCGGCTGCGGGCGTGAACGCGGAGATTGTCGACTCGGGTCAGTTCGATCAGGGAAACAGTCATTGGCGGTACTGCTCGTTCCGGCAGGACTGGTTCGTCCTGACCATCTCGTCGACGACCACAGCGATATCAGAGTTCCGCGGAGACAGCCGATCCGTGAACCCAGAGGATATAGATATAGGCGGGCGCCCAGCGCTCAGCTTCCAGCAACTGCCGGGAACTCTCGACGAGGCCTGCCACATCGCGTACGCATCGACCGCAGGGGCAATTGAGTTCGCCGTGAGAAACGCGGGTGATCCATCAACTGTCGGCGACTACTGCGCAGAAGCCAGGCGCATTTCAGGCGCTCTCGAGAGCGCGACACCACCATGA
- a CDS encoding FAD-binding and (Fe-S)-binding domain-containing protein → MISAEDCARALRRAGLDDVLTDGTTRAAYSSDASLYRVHPLVVARPRRTEDIAAAVAMCRETGVPLTMRGGGTSVAGNAVGTGVVLDVSRHLNRVLHVDPEARTATVEPGAVQSVVQKAAAQHGLRFGPDPSTFTRCTVGGMIGNNACGSRTLGYGRTSDNVSALDVVTGSGEQLHLPRDTTSPTLDALRQIVAGGLGTVRTEFGMFGRQVSGYALENLLPENRFDVRRMLVGSEGTLAVTTRATVGLVTEPAFRILVVLGYPDIATAGDAAPTVLTFAPTACEGIDSRIVDVVRERRGPHAVPPLPGGAAWLFVEVVGDTREQAMDRADAVARGCGAVDSLVVTDAERAARLWQIRADGAGLAGRSPAGLPAHAGWEDAAVPPASLGRYLRDFDDLMTQYGVTGLPYGHFGDGCLHVRIDLPLDKPGGTGVFRRFLVDAATLVARYGGSLSGEHGDGRARSELLPRMYSADALALFGAVKHAFDPDGILNPGVLVDPRPLNVDLRVPAAKPRTLLAMAYAEDGGDFSQAVHRCTGVGKCRADTTGTSGVMCPSYLATREEKDSTRGRARVLQEMINGTDVTGGWRSPEVHDALDLCLSCKGCASDCPTGVDMASYKAEVLHQSYRRRLRPAAHYSLGWLPRWAAVAARAPRAVNAAARLPGVGPLALRAAGIDPRRSIPEFAPTTFRQWFHESHRPTTGDPVVLFVDSFTNHFTPEVGRATVRVLKAAGYRPRLTEKQQCCALTWISTGQLDAAKRILGRTVDALTEASDGGVPIVGIEPSCTGVLRSDATELLGKERAAQVAEATRTLAELLTERGWEPPSLNGREVVAQPHCHHHAVMGWGADATLLERAGADVQRLGGCCGLAGNFGVERGHYDVSVTIAGQQLLPAVQSAADTASILADGYSCRTQLSDLTDRRGEHLAQVLASALPDETE, encoded by the coding sequence GTGATCTCCGCCGAGGACTGCGCCCGCGCACTGCGCCGCGCGGGCCTCGACGACGTGCTCACCGATGGCACGACCCGCGCCGCCTATTCGTCCGACGCGTCGCTCTACCGCGTGCACCCGCTCGTCGTCGCGCGGCCCCGTCGCACCGAGGACATCGCGGCGGCCGTCGCGATGTGCCGCGAGACCGGGGTTCCGCTGACCATGCGCGGCGGCGGCACGTCCGTGGCCGGCAACGCGGTGGGTACCGGGGTTGTGCTCGACGTCAGTCGGCACCTGAACCGGGTGCTCCACGTCGACCCCGAGGCGCGCACCGCGACTGTCGAACCCGGCGCCGTGCAGTCGGTGGTGCAGAAGGCAGCGGCGCAGCACGGGCTCCGGTTCGGTCCCGACCCGTCCACCTTCACGCGCTGCACCGTCGGCGGCATGATCGGGAACAACGCGTGCGGCTCGCGCACTCTCGGCTACGGCCGGACCTCCGACAACGTCTCCGCGCTCGACGTGGTGACGGGCAGCGGGGAGCAGCTGCACCTGCCGAGGGACACCACGTCTCCGACTCTCGATGCGCTGCGGCAGATCGTCGCCGGCGGACTCGGAACCGTCCGAACGGAATTCGGCATGTTCGGCCGCCAGGTCTCCGGCTACGCGCTGGAGAACCTGTTGCCGGAGAACCGTTTCGACGTCCGCCGGATGCTGGTGGGCAGCGAGGGCACGCTCGCGGTCACCACTCGCGCCACCGTCGGCCTGGTGACGGAGCCGGCGTTCCGCATCCTCGTCGTTCTCGGGTACCCGGACATCGCCACCGCCGGTGACGCCGCGCCCACCGTCCTGACGTTCGCGCCCACGGCGTGCGAGGGCATCGATTCGCGCATCGTCGACGTCGTCCGCGAACGCCGCGGACCCCATGCGGTTCCGCCGCTTCCCGGCGGCGCCGCGTGGTTGTTCGTCGAGGTCGTCGGCGATACCCGCGAACAGGCCATGGACCGAGCCGACGCGGTCGCACGCGGCTGCGGAGCGGTCGACTCCCTGGTGGTCACCGACGCGGAACGCGCCGCTCGGCTGTGGCAGATCCGAGCAGACGGCGCCGGACTCGCGGGGCGCAGTCCTGCGGGGTTGCCCGCACACGCCGGGTGGGAGGACGCGGCGGTACCGCCGGCCTCGCTCGGCCGATACCTGCGCGACTTCGACGACCTCATGACGCAGTACGGGGTGACCGGGCTGCCGTACGGGCACTTCGGTGACGGGTGCCTGCACGTGCGCATCGACCTGCCGCTCGACAAGCCCGGTGGGACAGGGGTGTTCCGCCGGTTCCTCGTCGACGCCGCCACGCTGGTGGCGCGGTACGGCGGGTCGTTGTCCGGTGAGCACGGCGACGGCCGTGCGCGCAGTGAGCTCTTGCCGCGGATGTACTCGGCGGACGCACTCGCGTTGTTCGGTGCCGTCAAGCATGCGTTCGATCCCGACGGCATCCTCAATCCCGGCGTGCTCGTGGATCCTCGACCTCTCAACGTGGATCTCCGCGTCCCGGCCGCGAAGCCTCGGACGCTGCTCGCGATGGCCTACGCCGAGGACGGCGGCGACTTCAGTCAGGCCGTGCACCGGTGCACGGGCGTCGGCAAGTGCCGCGCGGACACCACCGGCACCAGCGGGGTGATGTGCCCGTCGTACCTGGCGACTCGGGAGGAGAAGGACTCCACCCGCGGGCGCGCCCGGGTACTACAGGAGATGATCAACGGCACCGACGTCACCGGCGGGTGGCGCTCGCCCGAGGTGCACGATGCCCTGGATCTGTGCTTGTCCTGCAAGGGATGTGCCTCGGACTGTCCGACCGGTGTCGACATGGCGTCGTACAAGGCCGAGGTGCTGCACCAGAGCTACCGACGTCGGCTACGCCCTGCGGCGCACTACTCGCTCGGGTGGCTCCCGCGCTGGGCTGCTGTCGCCGCTCGGGCGCCGCGCGCCGTCAACGCCGCGGCACGGCTTCCGGGTGTGGGTCCGCTGGCACTGCGGGCGGCGGGCATCGATCCGCGTCGCTCGATACCCGAATTCGCCCCGACGACGTTCCGGCAGTGGTTCCACGAATCGCACCGGCCCACGACCGGTGATCCCGTCGTGCTCTTCGTCGACTCCTTCACCAATCACTTCACGCCCGAGGTGGGCCGGGCGACGGTGCGTGTGCTCAAGGCGGCGGGCTACCGGCCGCGGCTGACCGAGAAGCAGCAGTGTTGCGCTCTCACGTGGATCTCGACCGGTCAACTGGACGCCGCGAAGCGCATCCTGGGACGCACCGTGGACGCCTTGACCGAGGCGTCGGACGGCGGTGTTCCCATCGTGGGTATCGAACCGTCGTGCACCGGTGTACTACGAAGCGACGCAACGGAACTGCTCGGCAAGGAGCGCGCCGCACAGGTCGCCGAGGCCACCCGCACGCTGGCCGAACTGCTCACCGAGCGCGGGTGGGAACCGCCGTCCCTGAACGGCCGAGAGGTAGTGGCGCAGCCGCACTGTCACCATCACGCCGTGATGGGCTGGGGCGCAGACGCGACTTTGCTCGAGAGAGCGGGCGCCGATGTGCAGCGCCTCGGTGGTTGCTGCGGGCTCGCCGGGAATTTCGGCGTCGAGAGGGGGCATTACGACGTCTCGGTCACCATCGCCGGTCAGCAACTTCTGCCGGCGGTGCAGTCGGCGGCGGACACCGCGTCGATTCTGGCCGACGGCTACTCCTGCCGTACCCAGCTGTCCGATCTCACGGATCGCCGCGGTGAGCACCTCGCGCAAGTGTTGGCGAGCGCGTTGCCTGATGAGACGGAGTGA
- a CDS encoding acyl-CoA dehydrogenase family protein has protein sequence MAFDLTLTPAQHELVVRAHDFAENVVRPVAQHYDKEQEFPWPVLQEAARAGFYSPLFYRDLIGDPTGLSLPVFMEELFWGCAGIGLAVVMPALALSAIGQAATPEQMLEWAPQCFGTPDDLKLAALAISEPEGGSDVRNLRTTARQDGDDWIIDGHKMWIGNGGIADVHVVNANVDPELGHKGQALFIVPGGTPGLELVRKLDKLGCRASHTAELKFNSVRIPGANLLGGLDKLEHKLAKAREAEKTGIRGRSATLGALEQTRPMVAAQALGIARASLEYATKYANEREAFGSPIIDNQGIAFPLADLAMRIDAARLLTWRASWMAATGVAFERGEGSMAKLAATEVAVASTERAIQTMGGWGYITDHPVEKWYRDAKLYTIFEGTSEIQRVVISNAIAQQDGAPPLHVQMDADGSALNKAFGRGTETRTKVMDKAMAAKDKVPEPVLRGAMKFLQPPSRK, from the coding sequence ATGGCTTTCGATCTGACGCTCACACCGGCCCAACACGAGTTGGTCGTTCGTGCTCACGACTTCGCCGAGAACGTGGTGCGGCCGGTCGCGCAGCACTACGACAAGGAGCAGGAGTTCCCGTGGCCGGTGCTGCAGGAGGCGGCGCGTGCCGGCTTCTACTCGCCGTTGTTCTACCGCGACCTCATCGGTGACCCGACAGGGCTCTCGCTGCCGGTGTTCATGGAGGAACTGTTCTGGGGTTGTGCGGGAATCGGTCTCGCGGTGGTGATGCCGGCGCTCGCGCTGTCGGCCATCGGCCAGGCGGCGACGCCGGAGCAGATGCTCGAATGGGCACCGCAGTGCTTCGGCACCCCGGACGATCTGAAGTTGGCAGCGCTCGCCATCTCCGAGCCCGAGGGCGGCAGCGACGTTCGCAACCTGCGGACCACCGCGCGGCAGGACGGGGACGACTGGATCATAGACGGCCACAAGATGTGGATCGGCAACGGCGGCATCGCGGACGTCCACGTGGTCAACGCCAATGTGGACCCGGAACTCGGTCACAAGGGCCAGGCCCTGTTCATCGTCCCCGGCGGGACCCCCGGACTGGAACTCGTGCGCAAGCTCGACAAGCTGGGGTGCCGTGCATCCCACACCGCGGAGCTGAAGTTCAACAGTGTCCGCATCCCCGGCGCCAACCTCCTGGGCGGCCTCGACAAGCTCGAGCACAAGCTGGCCAAGGCGCGCGAAGCGGAGAAGACCGGAATCAGAGGTCGCTCCGCCACTCTCGGAGCGCTCGAGCAGACACGACCGATGGTGGCCGCTCAGGCACTCGGAATCGCCCGTGCCTCCTTGGAGTACGCGACGAAGTACGCCAACGAGCGTGAGGCGTTCGGGTCACCGATCATCGACAACCAGGGCATCGCCTTCCCGCTGGCGGATCTCGCGATGCGGATCGACGCGGCGCGCCTGTTGACGTGGCGCGCCAGTTGGATGGCGGCCACGGGTGTCGCCTTCGAGCGCGGCGAGGGGTCGATGGCCAAGCTCGCCGCCACCGAGGTCGCGGTGGCCTCCACCGAGCGGGCGATCCAGACGATGGGCGGGTGGGGCTACATCACCGACCACCCGGTGGAGAAGTGGTACCGCGACGCCAAGCTGTACACCATCTTCGAGGGCACCAGCGAGATCCAGCGCGTCGTGATCAGCAATGCGATCGCGCAGCAGGACGGCGCTCCGCCGCTGCACGTACAGATGGATGCCGACGGGTCGGCGCTCAACAAGGCGTTCGGCCGCGGAACCGAGACGCGCACGAAGGTGATGGACAAGGCGATGGCGGCCAAGGACAAGGTGCCCGAGCCGGTCCTGCGCGGTGCCATGAAGTTCCTGCAGCCACCCAGCCGGAAGTAA
- a CDS encoding DUF2243 domain-containing protein, which produces MVTSERPQGVVPDRGVALPGIVLGVGLGGFVDGILLHQILQWHHLLSSSGDDNIGLQPYPVDTVHGLQINTLWDGVFHTVTWLAVLLGLGLLYSRVTGSRGRVWASRVLWGWVLVGWGLFNLVEGIVDHHLLGIHHVRSGPNQLWWDLGFLALGVLLIAGGWLMQRSARRSR; this is translated from the coding sequence ATGGTCACCTCGGAACGCCCACAAGGCGTCGTGCCCGACCGCGGAGTCGCCCTGCCCGGCATCGTGCTCGGTGTGGGCCTGGGCGGTTTCGTCGACGGAATTCTGCTGCACCAGATTCTGCAGTGGCACCACCTGCTGAGCAGTTCGGGCGACGACAACATCGGCCTGCAGCCTTATCCCGTCGACACCGTCCACGGCCTCCAGATAAACACGCTGTGGGACGGCGTCTTCCACACGGTCACCTGGCTCGCCGTACTACTGGGTCTCGGACTGCTGTACTCGCGTGTCACCGGATCGCGCGGGCGGGTGTGGGCGTCGCGAGTGCTGTGGGGGTGGGTTCTGGTCGGGTGGGGCCTGTTCAACCTGGTCGAGGGCATCGTCGACCACCACCTGCTGGGAATCCACCACGTTCGCAGCGGTCCGAATCAACTGTGGTGGGACCTCGGCTTCCTCGCCCTCGGTGTCCTCCTCATCGCCGGCGGCTGGCTCATGCAGCGCAGCGCACGTCGATCGCGATGA
- a CDS encoding cytochrome c oxidase assembly protein codes for MMLAHDTHHGSGGLGPVVILVVVAAAYVVAAESCRHEPRGWNPWRTVSFLVGIGLLVLAVVPALLPYPDGDFRGHMHQHLLLGMYAPLALVLGAPMTLVLRSVSPPNGRAIGHVLRSRPVHVIANPIVALALNLGGLALLYFTPLYVATTHSATLHLLVHLHFFLAGCLFAWVIAGLDPAPHRPSVPTRLWILGAAILGHAVLSQLIYAGLLVQIPVPADQRQGAGELMYYGGDIAELLLALALLLTWRPARRREETPAGRR; via the coding sequence ATGATGCTCGCGCACGACACCCATCACGGCAGCGGTGGTCTCGGACCGGTCGTGATCCTCGTCGTGGTGGCAGCCGCGTATGTCGTTGCGGCGGAAAGCTGCAGGCATGAGCCGCGGGGATGGAACCCGTGGCGCACGGTGAGCTTCCTCGTCGGCATCGGGCTCCTCGTTCTCGCCGTGGTCCCCGCACTGTTGCCCTACCCGGACGGCGACTTCCGCGGCCACATGCACCAGCACCTGCTTCTCGGCATGTACGCGCCATTGGCGCTGGTACTCGGTGCCCCGATGACGTTGGTGCTGCGCTCGGTGTCGCCGCCGAACGGCCGTGCCATCGGCCATGTCCTGCGCTCGCGGCCGGTGCACGTGATAGCGAACCCGATCGTCGCGCTGGCCCTGAATCTCGGCGGTCTCGCGCTGCTGTACTTCACCCCGCTCTACGTGGCGACGACACACAGCGCGACGCTGCACCTCCTGGTGCACCTGCACTTCTTCCTCGCGGGGTGTCTGTTCGCGTGGGTCATCGCCGGCCTCGACCCAGCACCGCATCGGCCTTCGGTACCCACCCGACTCTGGATACTCGGGGCAGCGATTCTCGGCCATGCCGTCCTGTCGCAACTCATCTACGCGGGACTCCTCGTCCAGATCCCGGTTCCCGCCGATCAGCGCCAGGGCGCCGGTGAGCTGATGTACTACGGCGGCGACATCGCCGAACTGCTTCTGGCGCTGGCGCTTCTGCTCACCTGGCGACCGGCACGACGTCGCGAAGAAACGCCAGCTGGTCGGCGATGA